One window from the genome of Lentibacillus daqui encodes:
- a CDS encoding TIGR02680 family protein, which produces MSDALQPTGRWQMYRAKLFSFWYYPDQEFYFKDGCGVLRGHNGSGKSVTTQSLITVLLDGDVRSHKLDPFGGRERNITDTVLGEEGLLGINERIGYILLEFKKENAEVYKTIGMGIEAKRGKSQNKVWYFIVDGKRFGNQEGFLKLYKEEFIEGALKKLPLNENQLRNLIEVENRCGRIFTNRKDYADKVNKHLFGFDTLESFMGLIDLLIQIRSPKLSDKNRPEGVAEVINDSLPQLTEGELRPLTDSIESIDRIEKDLQDTKTDLKSLERLNDVFVKYNQVALVEKATEYTKAQQSLRKLKSTIKQKEKEVNQQKERLMEIDTTRTKLSNQLEVKKEELSSLGLKDIEEIEGRKQEAESDFTELTKTLETLNDKLDHTVKRKQAAKQKKDVYETELYQYEKEFKDFIQELDSITEEMDFAKHHPYMTHLVANQNDSNYSFFSWKEEVKKYGAFLTTMKAELDKYEKLRDKLSQIDNELGDIQMKIDGSQTVISECKDKLDEEIIHVVETIQQWADNAVHLQVDDKTKDTLIETVEDVFDRLSKNDYLQPLETLYQQRKEANQTRKIAIAHQINLLEEEIASLENEITEWENKEEIEPAFVEKKRQAWDDLTAAGIDYVPFYEAFEFHDTINHDEALRYQNALMESGILQAVIVKPEDVETAKQYTTVLEYDEKQSDNLSTVLKASHNVNLEQVLTSISVEEQNGTYILENGSFKSGLVQGKASQAGDSLFIGKAAREMYRQEKIHGLKVARDQKTEQIEEQQNQLSQTEAKQSNMEAEYKSFPTLSNLADLYAKINTEQQTIAEIYEPQRKKLSDTYNDIDEQSKKLLVQIKAKLDFTELDLTIDAFETELSNQRDYMQCLQDMEMAFTKKMNAKASYADYSNRCEEYEGQEVEIRSDILDNESKKDKVHERIKTYENRLREMGSEDIRKRLTELTKEINTTIPEQLNELLTEKANVTRDIEIGETFITDKTDNEAPFKTMVHEAWEKEFQSHYNLGYLTIDKDTVDYLEIAKEIVTQYGSMIDKKREEITKVINRLTNTFNNKNIELFHYELEMQTLNSEYMPEVDTVDDNQMTTLNFMQEQMKRIVVTMNVDGERVPPTYAVKHLTERIERLDRDINEKDRDLYERILVNTLGDTIRRKITYVQRWEKEMNKFMEHENLIKFRLAWKPKKGENEDQLDTLKLVEALKRDSQWIDVDEISSHFRSKIKIARRRHENQSHKEYNLKDIMREELDYRKWFEFEIYFTKKNDKEKKLTRNTYGELSGGQRVLAMITPVLAALYAKYSEASDDCPRIFTLDEAFSRVDDDNINIMFAYIRKLNFNYILNSQSLWGCYASVPSLNIYELSRPENRPHVLIDSYYWNGKKKVRTEELESEEEQLVTS; this is translated from the coding sequence ATGAGTGACGCACTACAACCAACAGGCAGATGGCAAATGTACCGGGCGAAATTGTTCAGTTTCTGGTACTATCCGGATCAGGAATTTTATTTTAAAGATGGCTGCGGCGTGCTGCGCGGACATAATGGCAGTGGTAAATCGGTGACGACACAAAGTTTGATCACCGTCTTGCTCGATGGGGATGTACGAAGCCATAAGCTCGATCCCTTTGGTGGCAGGGAACGCAATATCACCGATACTGTATTGGGTGAAGAAGGCTTATTAGGGATTAACGAACGGATCGGGTATATTCTGCTGGAATTTAAAAAGGAAAACGCCGAAGTATACAAAACCATTGGCATGGGAATTGAGGCAAAACGCGGCAAATCACAAAATAAAGTCTGGTATTTCATTGTCGATGGCAAACGTTTTGGTAATCAGGAAGGGTTTCTCAAGCTTTACAAAGAAGAGTTCATCGAGGGTGCCCTAAAAAAACTTCCATTAAATGAAAACCAGCTACGAAATCTGATTGAAGTGGAAAACCGCTGCGGAAGAATTTTTACCAATCGAAAAGACTACGCAGACAAGGTGAATAAACATTTGTTTGGTTTTGATACACTGGAAAGTTTTATGGGACTGATTGATTTATTAATTCAAATCAGAAGTCCAAAGCTGAGTGATAAAAATCGGCCTGAAGGGGTAGCGGAAGTCATTAATGATTCCCTCCCCCAATTAACGGAAGGTGAATTACGCCCATTAACTGACTCGATTGAATCAATTGACCGCATTGAAAAGGATTTACAAGATACGAAAACCGACTTGAAATCCTTGGAACGGCTAAATGATGTGTTTGTCAAATACAATCAAGTTGCCTTGGTTGAAAAAGCAACAGAATATACGAAGGCACAACAATCGCTTCGTAAGTTGAAATCTACTATTAAGCAAAAGGAAAAAGAAGTTAATCAACAAAAAGAGCGGTTGATGGAAATTGACACTACTCGAACAAAGCTTTCCAATCAGCTGGAAGTAAAAAAGGAAGAATTAAGTTCCCTTGGTTTGAAAGATATCGAGGAAATTGAAGGACGCAAACAAGAAGCAGAAAGCGATTTTACTGAATTAACGAAAACACTCGAAACGCTAAATGATAAGCTCGACCACACGGTCAAACGAAAGCAAGCGGCAAAGCAGAAAAAAGATGTCTATGAAACTGAGCTTTACCAATATGAAAAGGAATTTAAAGATTTTATCCAGGAACTTGACAGTATTACTGAAGAAATGGATTTCGCCAAACATCATCCGTACATGACACATCTGGTCGCTAATCAGAACGACTCCAATTATTCCTTTTTTTCCTGGAAAGAAGAGGTAAAAAAATACGGTGCATTTTTAACAACGATGAAAGCCGAGCTGGATAAATATGAAAAACTAAGGGATAAACTCAGCCAGATTGATAATGAATTAGGCGATATTCAAATGAAAATTGATGGATCACAAACGGTCATTAGTGAATGTAAGGATAAACTGGACGAAGAAATTATTCATGTTGTCGAAACCATTCAACAATGGGCTGATAATGCTGTACATTTACAAGTCGATGATAAAACAAAAGATACACTCATAGAAACAGTTGAAGATGTATTTGATCGTTTGTCAAAAAATGACTATCTACAGCCATTAGAAACATTATATCAACAACGAAAAGAAGCAAATCAAACAAGAAAAATAGCGATTGCCCATCAAATCAATCTTCTGGAAGAGGAAATAGCAAGCCTCGAGAACGAGATTACCGAATGGGAAAATAAAGAAGAAATTGAACCGGCCTTTGTAGAGAAGAAACGCCAGGCTTGGGACGATCTAACAGCAGCCGGAATCGACTATGTGCCCTTTTATGAAGCGTTTGAATTTCATGACACGATTAACCATGACGAGGCTTTGCGTTATCAGAACGCATTAATGGAATCCGGTATCTTGCAAGCAGTTATTGTGAAGCCGGAAGATGTTGAAACAGCGAAACAGTATACCACTGTCCTGGAATATGATGAAAAACAATCCGATAATTTATCGACTGTATTAAAAGCAAGTCATAACGTGAATTTGGAACAGGTACTCACTTCTATATCAGTTGAGGAACAAAACGGAACTTATATCCTGGAAAATGGCTCGTTTAAAAGTGGACTTGTGCAAGGAAAGGCATCCCAAGCAGGAGATTCACTATTTATCGGAAAAGCCGCCAGAGAGATGTACCGTCAAGAAAAAATTCACGGTTTAAAGGTAGCACGTGATCAAAAAACCGAGCAAATAGAAGAGCAGCAAAACCAACTTTCGCAAACGGAAGCGAAACAGTCCAACATGGAAGCTGAATACAAATCTTTCCCGACGCTTTCTAACCTTGCTGATTTGTACGCAAAAATAAATACCGAACAGCAGACCATTGCGGAAATCTATGAACCGCAAAGGAAGAAGTTGAGTGACACCTATAACGATATCGATGAACAAAGCAAGAAACTATTGGTGCAAATCAAAGCAAAATTGGATTTTACAGAACTAGATCTGACAATCGATGCATTCGAGACGGAGCTAAGCAACCAACGAGATTATATGCAATGTTTGCAAGATATGGAAATGGCTTTTACCAAGAAAATGAATGCAAAAGCAAGTTATGCTGACTATAGCAACCGCTGTGAAGAATATGAAGGACAGGAAGTGGAAATCCGTTCTGATATTCTGGACAATGAATCTAAAAAAGACAAAGTCCACGAACGAATCAAAACCTATGAAAACCGGTTAAGAGAAATGGGTTCTGAAGACATTCGCAAACGACTCACTGAGCTGACCAAAGAAATCAATACAACGATTCCGGAACAATTAAACGAATTATTAACCGAGAAAGCCAATGTCACACGGGATATTGAGATCGGGGAAACATTTATTACTGACAAAACCGATAATGAAGCCCCCTTTAAAACAATGGTCCATGAGGCATGGGAAAAGGAATTCCAATCCCATTATAACCTGGGTTATCTAACCATCGACAAAGACACGGTAGACTACCTTGAAATTGCTAAAGAAATCGTAACGCAATATGGTTCGATGATTGATAAAAAAAGAGAAGAAATCACAAAGGTTATCAATCGATTGACCAATACGTTCAACAACAAAAATATTGAATTGTTCCATTATGAACTAGAAATGCAAACATTGAATTCCGAATACATGCCAGAGGTTGATACCGTAGACGATAATCAAATGACAACGTTAAACTTCATGCAAGAGCAAATGAAGCGCATCGTGGTCACGATGAATGTCGATGGCGAACGTGTCCCGCCAACCTATGCGGTAAAACACCTGACTGAGCGTATCGAGCGATTGGACAGGGATATCAATGAGAAAGACCGTGACTTATATGAACGGATCCTCGTCAATACGCTGGGCGATACGATCCGTCGTAAAATCACCTATGTACAGCGTTGGGAAAAAGAAATGAATAAATTTATGGAACACGAAAATCTAATCAAGTTTCGCCTCGCCTGGAAACCGAAAAAAGGGGAAAACGAGGACCAGTTGGACACCTTGAAATTGGTAGAAGCCTTAAAACGGGACAGCCAATGGATCGATGTGGATGAGATCAGCAGCCACTTCCGCTCCAAAATCAAGATTGCCAGACGCAGACATGAGAATCAGTCCCATAAGGAATATAACCTGAAAGACATTATGCGGGAGGAACTTGACTACCGGAAATGGTTTGAATTCGAGATCTACTTTACCAAGAAAAATGATAAAGAAAAGAAATTAACCAGAAACACGTATGGCGAATTAAGTGGTGGACAACGCGTTTTGGCCATGATTACACCAGTACTTGCTGCCTTGTATGCGAAATACTCCGAAGCAAGTGATGATTGTCCGCGCATCTTCACGTTGGATGAAGCATTTTCCCGCGTGGACGATGATAATATTAATATCATGTTTGCGTATATCCGCAAATTGAATTTCAACTATATACTCAATTCCCAATCATTGTGGGGATGCTATGCGTCAGTTCCGTCCCTCAATATTTATGAATTGAGCCGACCGGAAAACCGCCCGCATGTATTGATTGATTCCTATTACTGGAATGGCAAGAAAAAGGTTAGAACAGAAGAATTAGAAAGCGAGGAAGAACAGCTTGTCACTTCTTGA
- a CDS encoding TIGR02678 family protein gives MNEEATVLHGEEGHKKQIKEEVQRCIRILLERFWITRDDNEELYYLIKDNEAEIKTFFRDTFRYRLIITHELIKLEKVPVRTFNWMGNKEVNGQSTFKRQRDFVFLFCLLAFIEGKGRDDQFSLQDICEAIQAYYPQSETKEHVTIIWKEGTGYKNRLSLVRVLKYALKMKLIVIVDQYLEDFATDATHDVLFERTPYVSYFIRNFKDLFAWDNYDDFQTFLANENNEYIDGKHRFYRRLFLEPIVYHHEISEDEQDYVKRFHHTIENNVQRYTGYEYEHYRHNSVLTKTTMVSGEVLHPAENMLSNLILSFAGYLLENQADYAFSFTNEIDISNNEIQQILSKLKENDSRFWSKSFKQMSTEQLRNVVTNFLVNWNFADMKDDKTVTLKEGLFRTVGSYQHEKSKGQEDNQS, from the coding sequence ATGAACGAGGAAGCAACAGTATTACATGGAGAAGAAGGCCATAAAAAGCAAATCAAGGAAGAAGTCCAGCGTTGTATCCGCATATTACTTGAACGATTCTGGATTACCAGGGATGATAATGAAGAATTATATTATCTCATCAAGGATAATGAAGCAGAAATCAAAACATTTTTTCGTGACACATTCCGTTATCGGCTGATTATTACCCATGAATTGATTAAACTTGAGAAAGTTCCTGTCCGAACGTTTAACTGGATGGGAAATAAAGAAGTAAATGGCCAATCCACTTTCAAACGACAACGTGACTTTGTCTTTCTGTTTTGTTTACTTGCATTTATTGAAGGCAAAGGTAGAGACGATCAATTTTCACTGCAGGATATCTGTGAGGCAATCCAAGCGTATTATCCACAATCCGAGACAAAAGAGCATGTGACAATTATTTGGAAAGAAGGCACCGGCTATAAAAACCGCCTGTCATTGGTTCGCGTGTTAAAATATGCGTTGAAGATGAAGCTGATTGTCATCGTCGACCAATACCTGGAAGATTTTGCAACAGATGCAACCCATGACGTATTATTCGAACGGACGCCATATGTGTCTTATTTTATTCGTAACTTCAAGGATTTGTTTGCCTGGGACAATTATGACGATTTTCAGACGTTCCTGGCTAACGAAAATAATGAATATATTGACGGCAAACATCGCTTTTACCGGCGTTTGTTCCTGGAACCAATTGTTTATCACCACGAAATCTCGGAAGATGAACAAGATTATGTCAAACGATTTCACCATACGATCGAAAACAACGTTCAAAGGTATACCGGATATGAATACGAACATTACAGGCATAACTCTGTATTAACAAAGACAACGATGGTTTCAGGGGAAGTTCTCCACCCTGCCGAAAACATGCTGTCCAACCTTATTCTCAGCTTTGCCGGATATCTATTGGAAAATCAAGCAGATTATGCATTTTCTTTTACGAATGAGATCGACATTTCCAATAATGAAATACAGCAAATTCTATCAAAGTTAAAAGAAAATGACTCCCGTTTCTGGTCGAAAAGCTTTAAGCAAATGTCCACCGAACAGTTACGAAACGTAGTAACCAATTTCCTGGTCAACTGGAATTTTGCTGACATGAAAGATGATAAAACCGTCACATTAAAAGAAGGGCTTTTCCGCACTGTAGGATCATATCAGCATGAAAAATCCAAAGGTCAGGAGGACAATCAATCATGA